One genomic region from Reichenbachiella ulvae encodes:
- a CDS encoding S-adenosylmethionine:tRNA ribosyltransferase-isomerase, with protein MIKENSALAHYLFDLPEEKIAKHPLENRDDSKILIYQNQNIRHDSFKNVTDFIPEDATLFLNNTKVIAAQLFFQKETGAKIEVFLTEPVSPYTEFQNALKAQKTCTWKCMIGNLKKWKDGTTISLKLNNIKLEAKLIDRSHGLVEFSWDTADEFLTIVESAGHVPLPPYLNREETEEDKSRYQTVFSEKEGAVAAPTAGLHFTDEILTKIESQGCKIDRVTLHVSAGTFRPIKTEDFKAHDMHNERIIIHRHNIENILGSKGPVLAVGTTAMRTLESTYWYGAMLAQNAKAQFSIQKDTAYLEELQGISLQTAMEAILQKMEDEKISTLKGETEIYIYPGYDFKVVEGLFTNFHMPGSTLVLLVAAFIGEDWKKVYEQALQNDYRFLSYGDTSLLMR; from the coding sequence ATGATCAAAGAAAATTCCGCACTGGCCCATTATCTTTTCGACTTGCCAGAAGAAAAAATCGCCAAGCATCCCTTAGAAAATCGCGACGATTCTAAAATTTTGATCTATCAAAATCAGAATATTCGACACGATAGCTTCAAAAATGTAACTGATTTCATCCCAGAGGATGCCACTCTGTTTCTCAACAACACCAAGGTCATAGCCGCGCAATTATTCTTCCAAAAAGAGACAGGAGCTAAAATAGAGGTATTTCTTACCGAACCCGTCTCTCCATACACCGAATTTCAAAATGCACTGAAGGCGCAAAAAACCTGTACCTGGAAATGTATGATCGGAAACCTGAAAAAATGGAAAGATGGAACCACCATTTCGCTGAAACTCAACAATATCAAACTAGAGGCCAAATTGATTGACCGATCGCATGGACTGGTGGAGTTCAGCTGGGATACTGCCGATGAATTCCTGACCATAGTAGAATCAGCTGGTCATGTTCCTTTGCCCCCCTACCTCAACAGAGAAGAAACTGAAGAAGACAAAAGTCGATATCAAACCGTATTTTCTGAAAAGGAAGGAGCCGTAGCTGCTCCTACTGCCGGACTGCATTTCACCGATGAGATCTTAACAAAAATTGAATCTCAAGGCTGTAAAATCGACAGAGTAACACTTCATGTCAGTGCTGGTACTTTTCGACCGATCAAAACAGAAGACTTCAAGGCACATGATATGCACAATGAGCGCATCATCATCCATCGTCACAACATAGAAAATATCCTGGGCAGCAAAGGACCTGTGCTGGCAGTAGGCACCACGGCCATGAGGACATTGGAAAGCACCTATTGGTATGGTGCTATGTTAGCCCAAAACGCTAAAGCACAATTTTCGATTCAAAAAGACACAGCCTACCTCGAGGAGCTACAAGGAATCTCCCTGCAAACTGCCATGGAGGCCATTCTTCAAAAGATGGAAGATGAAAAAATCAGCACACTGAAAGGAGAAACAGAAATCTACATTTACCCCGGCTATGACTTCAAAGTAGTGGAAGGACTTTTTACCAACTTTCACATGCCGGGCTCTACGCTGGTCTTGTTGGTAGCGGCGTTTATAGGTGAGGACTGGAAGAAGGTGTATGAACAAGCACTGCAAAACGACTATCGATTCCTG
- a CDS encoding o-succinylbenzoate synthase, with amino-acid sequence MGFKLEFALHTLEFKFDAGTSRGVLKTKDAWILKLTHTKMPDLVGYGEVSTIDRLSHDYQLDFKVELELLAEEIRGSRLPESSEQVYKLVQNLVDEQKPAIRFGLETALLDLINGGGFQIFKNDFFQKERRIPINGLIWMGEEKFMLDQIDEKLKKGFKCLKMKIGAIDFETELKILGSIREKFSADELTLRVDANGAFRTQDVLLKLDQLAQFDLHSIEQPIMPRQYHAMQLTCKRSPVPVALDEELIGVFDKKEKRKLLSGINPPYIILKPSLLGGFHATKEWIDLAEELKIGWWITSALESNIGLNAICQFTAEYQNLPHQGLGTGQLYTNNFYSPLTIDGEEIYYHENFSWDLSALKFIK; translated from the coding sequence ATGGGTTTCAAACTTGAATTTGCTTTACACACCCTGGAATTTAAATTCGATGCAGGTACTTCGCGCGGGGTTCTCAAAACCAAGGATGCGTGGATTCTGAAGTTAACCCACACCAAAATGCCTGATTTGGTAGGCTATGGGGAGGTGAGTACAATTGATCGCCTAAGCCATGATTATCAATTGGATTTCAAGGTAGAATTAGAATTGCTCGCCGAAGAAATAAGGGGAAGTAGACTCCCAGAATCATCGGAGCAGGTTTATAAGTTGGTTCAAAATCTGGTAGATGAACAAAAGCCGGCCATACGCTTCGGACTGGAAACGGCACTGTTAGATTTGATCAATGGAGGGGGATTCCAGATTTTTAAAAATGATTTTTTTCAGAAGGAACGACGTATCCCGATCAATGGCTTGATCTGGATGGGTGAAGAAAAATTCATGCTGGATCAAATCGATGAAAAACTCAAAAAAGGCTTCAAATGTCTGAAGATGAAGATTGGGGCGATTGATTTTGAGACGGAGTTGAAGATATTGGGCTCTATTCGTGAAAAGTTTTCAGCTGATGAACTGACTCTTCGTGTAGATGCCAATGGTGCATTCCGAACGCAGGATGTGCTGCTGAAGCTTGATCAGCTAGCACAATTTGATTTGCACTCTATCGAGCAGCCCATCATGCCTCGGCAGTATCATGCGATGCAGTTGACATGCAAGCGATCTCCAGTGCCAGTTGCCTTGGACGAAGAATTGATCGGAGTATTTGACAAAAAGGAAAAGCGAAAATTACTCTCAGGTATCAATCCTCCTTATATCATTTTGAAGCCTTCTCTTCTTGGCGGGTTCCATGCTACTAAGGAATGGATTGATTTGGCAGAGGAGTTGAAAATTGGCTGGTGGATTACTTCAGCGCTAGAGAGTAACATTGGCTTAAATGCTATCTGTCAGTTTACTGCCGAGTATCAGAATTTGCCTCATCAGGGGCTAGGCACGGGTCAACTTTATACCAACAATTTTTATTCTCCACTCACAATAGATGGTGAGGAGATTTACTATCATGAGAACTTCTCCTGGGACCTTTCTGCCTTGAAATTCATCAAGTAG
- a CDS encoding queuosine precursor transporter — MKETAYQEKKNNLFLILGGLFIMNALLAEILGIKIFSLEKLLGTAPAQINTFGDFVLNFDLTAGVILWPVVFITTDIINEYFGKKGVKKISFLTAGLISVAFLMIYVITLLPPADFWLDFNNQDNQGNPFNIDFAYKLIFQQGLGIIIGSLVAFLIAQLLDVFVFQKLRRITGSGKIWLRATGSTLVSQFIDSFVVLFIAFYVWGNWPFEQVIAIGIVNYIYKFIIAILMTPFIYLGHAIIDRYLGKKNAELLAEEAAESSKNLF; from the coding sequence ATGAAAGAAACCGCATACCAAGAAAAGAAAAACAATCTGTTCCTAATTCTCGGTGGTCTGTTCATCATGAATGCCCTGCTGGCAGAAATCCTAGGAATAAAAATATTCTCATTGGAGAAGCTATTGGGTACAGCGCCCGCGCAGATCAACACCTTTGGAGATTTCGTCCTCAATTTTGATCTCACAGCTGGAGTTATTCTCTGGCCCGTGGTCTTCATCACTACAGATATCATCAATGAGTACTTTGGAAAGAAAGGGGTCAAAAAGATCAGTTTCCTAACTGCAGGATTGATCAGTGTAGCTTTTTTGATGATCTATGTGATCACTCTACTACCGCCAGCAGATTTTTGGCTGGACTTCAACAACCAGGACAATCAAGGCAATCCTTTCAATATTGATTTTGCCTACAAGCTGATCTTTCAGCAAGGGCTGGGGATAATCATCGGGTCTCTGGTCGCTTTTCTCATAGCCCAATTGCTAGATGTATTCGTTTTTCAAAAACTCCGTAGAATCACAGGCTCAGGCAAAATATGGCTCAGAGCCACGGGTAGTACGCTCGTTTCTCAGTTCATCGACAGTTTCGTGGTGCTGTTCATTGCCTTTTATGTCTGGGGCAACTGGCCATTCGAGCAAGTGATCGCCATCGGCATTGTCAATTATATCTACAAATTCATTATTGCCATTCTGATGACCCCATTCATCTACCTGGGCCATGCCATCATCGATCGCTATTTGGGCAAAAAAAATGCTGAACTCTTAGCCGAAGAAGCCGCCGAGTCCAGCAAAAACTTATTTTGA
- a CDS encoding ribonuclease Z produces the protein MPFSVKILGSNASVPAHNRNQTSQLLTMMQVPFLIDCGEGTQLQLKKNKIKAQKIDHIFISHLHGDHYYGLIGLISSLHLYGRQKDLNIYGPPGLKDIIAINLKYSQTNLNYKINLTEWEYGDKQLLFENQNIQIYSFPLNHRIPCSGFLFEEKPKKRRINRKLLPIDLPPSRIIQLKNGEDILDEEGKVKYANKEYTLPPAPSRTYAFCSDTKYDEAIIPYIQGVDMLYHEATFMEDMKERAAQTHHTTTTEAALIAQKANVGRLLIGHFSTRYKDLQPMLDEAKSVFEKTELALEGHEFSED, from the coding sequence TTGCCATTCAGTGTAAAAATACTCGGATCCAATGCGTCGGTTCCTGCACATAACAGAAACCAAACGTCACAACTGCTGACCATGATGCAAGTGCCCTTTCTCATTGATTGTGGTGAAGGAACGCAGTTGCAACTGAAGAAGAATAAAATCAAGGCTCAAAAAATTGATCATATCTTCATCAGCCACTTGCATGGGGATCATTATTATGGATTGATTGGACTGATCTCTTCACTGCACCTATACGGAAGGCAAAAAGACCTAAATATCTATGGCCCTCCGGGCTTGAAAGATATCATAGCGATCAATCTGAAGTATTCACAAACCAACCTCAATTACAAAATCAATCTGACCGAATGGGAATATGGTGATAAGCAGTTGCTTTTCGAAAACCAAAACATTCAGATTTATTCCTTCCCTCTCAACCATCGCATTCCTTGTTCAGGTTTTCTTTTCGAAGAAAAACCTAAAAAACGACGGATCAACAGAAAACTGCTCCCGATCGATCTCCCTCCTTCTCGCATCATTCAATTGAAGAATGGAGAAGACATACTTGACGAGGAAGGAAAGGTTAAATATGCCAATAAGGAATATACTTTACCTCCGGCACCATCTAGAACCTATGCCTTTTGTTCGGACACTAAATATGATGAAGCCATCATTCCTTATATCCAGGGAGTAGACATGCTTTACCATGAAGCCACATTCATGGAGGACATGAAGGAAAGAGCTGCGCAAACCCATCACACAACCACTACTGAAGCGGCATTAATCGCCCAAAAAGCCAATGTAGGCAGATTATTGATTGGGCATTTTTCTACCCGATACAAAGACCTACAACCCATGCTCGATGAGGCCAAATCAGTTTTCGAAAAAACGGAATTAGCACTGGAGGGGCATGAATTCTCAGAAGATTAA
- a CDS encoding STAS domain-containing protein, with product MKFTLDRQEKYNTIKFNEEKLDSTISAELKTEFLAFQGQGVANMIVDLSDVKYIDSSGLSALLVGNRVFTEAGGSFILCSVSDHAMKLISISQLDKVLEILPTVEEAIDLVFMNELEQGFKEGEE from the coding sequence ATGAAGTTCACATTAGACAGACAGGAGAAATACAATACGATTAAATTCAACGAGGAAAAATTAGACTCTACCATCTCTGCAGAGTTGAAGACAGAATTTCTGGCTTTTCAGGGACAAGGAGTAGCTAATATGATCGTAGATCTCTCTGATGTCAAGTACATTGACTCTTCGGGGCTTAGTGCTTTGCTAGTCGGTAACCGCGTTTTTACAGAGGCTGGAGGTTCTTTCATCCTTTGCAGTGTGTCAGATCATGCCATGAAACTGATCAGCATTTCGCAACTAGACAAGGTGCTCGAAATCCTTCCAACCGTAGAAGAGGCCATCGATTTGGTTTTCATGAACGAATTGGAGCAGGGCTTTAAAGAAGGGGAAGAATAA
- a CDS encoding phosphoribosylaminoimidazolesuccinocarboxamide synthase, with amino-acid sequence MNKGLKSTDYHFAGQTKKYTGKVRDVYEFEDQLAMVASDRISAFDVVLPEPIPYKGQVLNQIAARFLEATADIVPNWVDSVPDPNVTIGKRCDPFKVEMVIRGYLAGHAWREYRDGKRMLCGVALPEGLKENDKLPAPIITPTTKAAEGHDEDISREEILKQGIVAEDLYTQLEEYTQALFQRGTEMAAERGLILVDTKYEFGMYEGKIILIDEIHTPDSSRYFYADTYAELQAKGEPQRQLSKEFVRQWLIAEGFQGKEGQRIPEMTEEKITSISDRYIELFEKITGDSFVKEDTSDISNRIKENIEKSLNLQ; translated from the coding sequence ATGAATAAAGGTCTTAAATCTACCGATTATCACTTTGCAGGTCAGACGAAGAAGTACACAGGCAAAGTACGTGATGTATATGAGTTCGAAGATCAATTGGCCATGGTGGCCAGTGATAGGATTTCGGCATTTGACGTAGTGCTACCTGAGCCGATTCCTTACAAAGGCCAGGTGCTCAACCAAATTGCCGCTCGATTTCTTGAAGCTACAGCGGATATCGTACCCAACTGGGTAGATAGCGTACCGGACCCAAATGTAACAATCGGTAAAAGATGTGACCCTTTCAAAGTGGAAATGGTGATAAGAGGGTATCTGGCGGGCCATGCCTGGAGAGAATACCGAGATGGCAAACGAATGCTATGTGGAGTGGCTCTGCCTGAAGGATTAAAAGAAAACGACAAGCTCCCCGCTCCTATCATCACTCCTACTACCAAAGCAGCAGAGGGACACGATGAGGACATATCGAGAGAGGAAATCCTAAAGCAAGGGATCGTAGCTGAGGACCTTTATACCCAACTGGAAGAATATACCCAGGCGCTTTTCCAGAGGGGAACCGAGATGGCAGCCGAGAGAGGGTTGATTCTCGTAGATACGAAATATGAATTTGGGATGTATGAAGGAAAGATCATCCTGATCGACGAGATTCACACCCCAGACTCTTCGAGATACTTTTATGCGGACACTTATGCCGAATTACAGGCAAAAGGTGAGCCTCAAAGACAACTTTCAAAGGAGTTTGTACGTCAATGGTTAATCGCTGAAGGCTTTCAAGGCAAAGAAGGGCAGCGCATCCCTGAAATGACCGAGGAGAAAATCACCTCAATTTCAGATCGCTACATCGAACTATTCGAAAAGATAACAGGAGACAGTTTTGTCAAAGAAGACACTTCAGATATTTCCAATCGAATAAAAGAAAACATCGAAAAATCGCTTAATTTACAATAG
- a CDS encoding GntR family transcriptional regulator produces MEEFLSLEISEGSSTPKYKQIVKSIIGKIEADSIKYGQKLPSINKLSFDYILARDTVEKAYNELKKQGVIESVKGKGYYIKNTNPQSRLKILVLFNKLSSYKKVIFNRIASELSEKAHLDLFIYHCSYEIFSKILRERLTDYNYYIIMPHFIQYDLKEFDAILKQLPKEKILLLDHQIDGVDHFHSIIYQDFKMDIYDALVSGIEQIKKYERLVLVFPENQNYPYPKEIILGFRRFCSFHQVQFEITNEIKPEDKIEKQVAYIIIEETDLVNLIKQARAAGLQLGQDVGIISYNDTPLKEVLVDGISVITTNFEKMGQEAAKAILDNKPIKLKNDFELIPRNTL; encoded by the coding sequence ATGGAAGAATTTCTGAGTTTGGAAATTAGTGAGGGGTCCAGTACACCCAAATACAAGCAAATTGTCAAAAGTATAATCGGGAAAATAGAGGCTGACTCCATCAAGTATGGCCAAAAATTACCTTCTATTAACAAACTTAGCTTTGATTATATACTGGCACGAGACACAGTCGAAAAAGCCTACAACGAATTAAAAAAACAAGGGGTAATTGAATCTGTCAAAGGCAAGGGATACTACATCAAAAACACCAACCCACAGTCCCGGCTAAAAATCCTTGTTTTATTCAACAAACTGAGCTCCTACAAGAAAGTTATTTTCAACAGAATCGCCTCCGAATTGTCCGAAAAAGCACATTTGGATTTATTCATTTACCACTGTAGTTACGAGATTTTCAGCAAGATCCTAAGAGAAAGGTTGACTGACTACAACTACTACATCATCATGCCGCATTTTATTCAGTATGATCTTAAGGAGTTTGATGCTATACTAAAGCAACTTCCCAAAGAAAAAATATTACTACTGGATCATCAAATAGATGGGGTTGACCATTTTCATTCCATTATCTATCAGGACTTTAAAATGGACATATATGATGCGCTAGTTTCTGGAATCGAGCAGATCAAAAAATATGAAAGGTTGGTGCTCGTATTTCCCGAAAATCAAAATTACCCCTACCCCAAAGAGATTATTCTGGGTTTTAGACGTTTTTGTTCCTTTCACCAGGTGCAGTTCGAAATCACGAATGAGATCAAACCTGAGGACAAGATAGAAAAGCAAGTTGCTTATATTATAATAGAAGAAACTGATCTAGTAAACCTGATCAAACAGGCTCGAGCGGCGGGCCTTCAACTAGGACAAGACGTGGGAATAATTTCCTACAATGACACCCCACTAAAAGAAGTATTGGTCGATGGTATTTCTGTCATCACCACCAACTTTGAAAAAATGGGCCAGGAGGCAGCCAAGGCGATTCTGGACAACAAACCAATCAAACTTAAAAATGATTTTGAATTAATCCCTAGAAATACACTCTGA
- a CDS encoding bifunctional aldolase/short-chain dehydrogenase, whose product MSTQTFKHVDYLWEEDKAGALAGDEVALLLYRSNILGADLRITNYGGGNTSCKTMEKDPLTGEEVEVMWVKGSGGDIGTLKRDGLAGLYVDKLRALKNVYRGLEHEDEMVALFNHCIYDLDSRAPSIDTPLHALLPYKHIDHLHPDAAIAIAASKDGEKIIKEVYGDNFAWIPWQRPGFDLSLKLEAAIEENPNLKGLYLGGHGLFTWGETAYECYINSLEAIEKASVYIEDRAGKERPVFGGQKVEALPADQRKEQASQLAPVLRGLASSYARMVGHFSDSDRVLEFINSKDLDRLAPLGTSCPDHFLRTKISPLVLDLPMDIDLSDKEAIKEKIAPAFETYRASYQDYYEKHKRNNSPAMRDPNPVIILWPGVGLFSFAKNKQTARVASEFYINAINVMRGAEAISEYVSLPLQEAFDIEYWLLEEAKLQRMPKEKPMSRKVALITGSAGGIGKAVADVLSAEGACVVITDIDEDRLKEANDTFGRDVSTYAVLDVTDEKSIEAAYKKACLEFGGVDVVVNSAGLAISKPLESTTEDDYNLLMNVLTKGQFTVSQKGVEILRAQGLGGDIVNIASKNGLVSGPNNVVYGTAKAAQQHMSRLLAAELGKDKIRVNVVNPDAVIEGSKIWEGKWAEGRAKAYGISVEELPGHYAKRTLLNEIISTEDIANGVFSFVGGKLSKSTGNTLNVDGGVAAAFVR is encoded by the coding sequence ATGAGCACACAGACTTTTAAGCACGTAGATTATTTGTGGGAAGAAGACAAAGCGGGGGCACTCGCAGGAGATGAGGTAGCATTGCTACTGTACAGATCCAATATATTAGGGGCAGACCTTCGTATTACCAACTATGGAGGTGGCAATACGAGTTGTAAAACCATGGAAAAAGACCCATTGACCGGAGAAGAGGTAGAAGTCATGTGGGTGAAAGGATCAGGGGGAGATATTGGTACCCTCAAGCGCGATGGACTAGCTGGGCTCTATGTGGACAAGCTTCGTGCCCTCAAAAATGTTTACAGAGGGTTGGAACATGAAGATGAGATGGTGGCTTTGTTCAATCATTGTATTTATGACTTGGACTCTAGGGCTCCTTCTATCGATACACCACTTCATGCTTTGTTGCCTTACAAGCATATCGATCATTTGCACCCGGATGCAGCCATCGCTATCGCTGCTTCTAAAGACGGTGAAAAGATCATCAAAGAGGTATATGGCGATAATTTTGCGTGGATTCCATGGCAAAGACCGGGTTTTGACTTGTCGCTTAAACTGGAGGCAGCCATAGAAGAAAACCCTAACTTGAAAGGACTGTACCTGGGAGGTCATGGACTTTTTACCTGGGGAGAAACAGCTTATGAGTGTTACATCAACAGCTTAGAGGCGATAGAGAAGGCCAGCGTGTATATAGAAGACCGTGCAGGAAAAGAGAGACCTGTTTTTGGAGGTCAAAAAGTGGAGGCTTTGCCAGCAGATCAAAGAAAAGAACAAGCGTCTCAACTAGCCCCTGTGCTTAGAGGTCTTGCCTCTAGTTATGCGAGAATGGTTGGGCATTTTTCGGATAGTGATCGTGTGCTCGAATTCATCAATAGCAAGGATCTCGATCGTCTGGCACCACTGGGAACCAGCTGTCCCGATCATTTCTTGAGAACTAAAATTAGTCCTTTGGTCTTAGACCTACCTATGGATATCGATTTGTCTGACAAGGAGGCCATCAAAGAAAAGATTGCACCAGCCTTTGAAACTTATCGTGCATCCTACCAGGATTACTACGAAAAGCACAAAAGAAACAACAGCCCGGCCATGAGAGACCCCAATCCGGTTATCATATTGTGGCCTGGAGTAGGACTTTTTTCTTTTGCTAAAAACAAGCAAACTGCTCGTGTGGCCAGTGAGTTTTATATCAATGCGATCAACGTAATGCGTGGTGCTGAGGCGATTTCTGAATATGTTTCTTTGCCATTGCAAGAGGCCTTCGATATCGAATATTGGTTGCTGGAAGAAGCCAAGCTTCAGCGTATGCCAAAAGAAAAACCAATGTCTAGAAAAGTGGCGTTAATCACTGGTAGCGCAGGCGGAATAGGCAAAGCAGTGGCTGATGTGTTATCTGCTGAGGGAGCGTGTGTGGTCATTACGGATATTGATGAGGATCGCCTCAAAGAGGCCAATGATACCTTCGGTAGAGATGTGTCTACCTATGCTGTGTTGGATGTGACGGACGAAAAAAGCATAGAGGCCGCTTACAAAAAGGCCTGCTTAGAATTTGGTGGAGTAGATGTGGTAGTTAACTCTGCTGGACTGGCCATCTCCAAGCCGCTCGAGTCGACTACTGAAGATGACTATAATCTGCTCATGAATGTACTGACCAAAGGCCAGTTCACTGTGTCCCAAAAAGGAGTGGAAATTTTGCGTGCTCAAGGCTTAGGTGGTGATATTGTCAATATTGCTAGTAAGAATGGATTGGTTTCAGGTCCAAACAATGTGGTCTACGGTACTGCCAAAGCTGCTCAACAGCACATGTCCAGACTGCTGGCCGCTGAGCTAGGCAAGGACAAAATCCGCGTGAATGTAGTGAACCCTGATGCTGTGATAGAAGGTAGCAAAATCTGGGAAGGCAAATGGGCAGAAGGACGTGCCAAGGCTTATGGTATTTCTGTAGAAGAGCTGCCAGGTCACTATGCCAAGCGTACGCTACTCAACGAAATCATCAGTACTGAAGATATCGCCAATGGTGTGTTCAGCTTTGTAGGTGGAAAACTTAGCAAAAGCACAGGTAATACA